One genomic segment of Impatiens glandulifera chromosome 6, dImpGla2.1, whole genome shotgun sequence includes these proteins:
- the LOC124941609 gene encoding pectin acetylesterase 8-like isoform X2, producing the protein MMRMRRLEVLGMVIIWIHVVMKVQGFNVGITYIQSAVAKGAVCLDGSPPAYHFDKGFGTGINNWLVHIEGGGWCNNVTTCLARKNTRLGSSKQMATEIPFSGILSKNLSYNPDFYNWNRIKVRYCDGSSFTGDVEAVNRATNLHFRGARVFVAVIEDLLAKGMKNAENAILSGCSAGGLTSLLHCDKFRNLTSSSTNVKCISDAGYFINVRDISLVPYIQYFFNDVVMTHGSIKNLPVSCTSKMIPSFTFVKQITTPFFLLNAAYDSWQIKNILAPGVADPNGTWHSCKLDITMCSATLLHTMQAFRLHFLSTLNGVSNPSRGLFINSCYAHCQTERQETWLRNDSPQLDGMTIAKAVGDWYHGRRYIEKNDCAYPCDKTCHNRVFDTNGNTHGLEDT; encoded by the exons ATGATGAGAATGAGAAGATTAGAGGTTTTAGGGATGGTGATCATTTGGATTCATGTAGTGATGAAAGTTCAAGGGTTTAATGTTGGAATCACTTATATTCAGAGTGCTGTTGCAAAGGGAGCAG TTTGTTTGGATGGAAGCCCACCTGCCTATCACTTTGACAAAGGATTTGGAACAGGGATTAATAACTGGCTGGTTCATATTGAG GGTGGAGGATGGTGCAATAATGTAACAACATGTCTAGCTCGTAAGAACACTCGTCTCGGTTCATCAAAGCAAATGGCGACTGAAATACCTTTCTCCGGGATCTTGAGTAAAAATTTGTCATATAATCCAG ATTTCTACAATTGGAATAGGATCAAGGTTCGATACTGCGATGGCTCGTCGTTCACAGGGGATGTTGAAGCTGTCAATAGG GCCACAAACCTTCATTTTCGCGGTGCCAGAGTTTTTGTTGCGGTTATTGAGGATTTATTAGCAAAAGGAATGAAGAATGCTGAAAAT GCTATTTTATCTGGATGTTCGGCTGGTGGATTAACCTCGCTCCTGCATTGCGATAAATTTCGCAATCTTACTTCATCATCCACGAATGTAAAATGCATTTCAGATGCGGGTTACTTCATCAATGT GAGGGACATTTCCTTGGTGCCATACATTCAATACTTCTTTAATGATGTAGTCATGACACAT GGATCGATAAAGAATTTGCCCGTTTCATGCACTTCAAAGATGATCCCGAGTTTC ACATTCGTTAAACAGATTACAACTCCGTTTTTCTTGTTGAATGCGGCCTATGATTCGTGGCAG ATAAAGAACATATTGGCACCTGGTGTTGCTGATCCTAATGGAACATGGCATAGCTGCAAACTTGACATAACAATGTGCTCTGCCACTCTACTCCATACAATGCAAG CCTTTAGGTTGCATTTCTTGAGTACACTAAATGGAGTGAGCAACCCTTCTAGGGGATTATTCATCAATTCTTGTTATGCCCATTGCCAAACTGAAAGGCAAGAAACATGGTTGAGGAATGACTCTCCCCAACTCGATGGAATG aCAATAGCCAAGGCTGTAGGTGATTGGTACCATGGCCGGAGATATATCGAGAAAAATGACTGTGCCTACCCTTGCGACAAGACTTGTCACAATCGCGTTTTTGACACCAATGGAAACACCCATGGACTTGAAGATACATAA
- the LOC124941609 gene encoding pectin acetylesterase 8-like isoform X1 yields MMRMRRLEVLGMVIIWIHVVMKVQGFNVGITYIQSAVAKGAVCLDGSPPAYHFDKGFGTGINNWLVHIEGGGWCNNVTTCLARKNTRLGSSKQMATEIPFSGILSKNLSYNPDFYNWNRIKVRYCDGSSFTGDVEAVNRATNLHFRGARVFVAVIEDLLAKGMKNAENAILSGCSAGGLTSLLHCDKFRNLTSSSTNVKCISDAGYFINVRDISLVPYIQYFFNDVVMTHGSIKNLPVSCTSKMIPSFKSLCFFPQTFVKQITTPFFLLNAAYDSWQIKNILAPGVADPNGTWHSCKLDITMCSATLLHTMQAFRLHFLSTLNGVSNPSRGLFINSCYAHCQTERQETWLRNDSPQLDGMTIAKAVGDWYHGRRYIEKNDCAYPCDKTCHNRVFDTNGNTHGLEDT; encoded by the exons ATGATGAGAATGAGAAGATTAGAGGTTTTAGGGATGGTGATCATTTGGATTCATGTAGTGATGAAAGTTCAAGGGTTTAATGTTGGAATCACTTATATTCAGAGTGCTGTTGCAAAGGGAGCAG TTTGTTTGGATGGAAGCCCACCTGCCTATCACTTTGACAAAGGATTTGGAACAGGGATTAATAACTGGCTGGTTCATATTGAG GGTGGAGGATGGTGCAATAATGTAACAACATGTCTAGCTCGTAAGAACACTCGTCTCGGTTCATCAAAGCAAATGGCGACTGAAATACCTTTCTCCGGGATCTTGAGTAAAAATTTGTCATATAATCCAG ATTTCTACAATTGGAATAGGATCAAGGTTCGATACTGCGATGGCTCGTCGTTCACAGGGGATGTTGAAGCTGTCAATAGG GCCACAAACCTTCATTTTCGCGGTGCCAGAGTTTTTGTTGCGGTTATTGAGGATTTATTAGCAAAAGGAATGAAGAATGCTGAAAAT GCTATTTTATCTGGATGTTCGGCTGGTGGATTAACCTCGCTCCTGCATTGCGATAAATTTCGCAATCTTACTTCATCATCCACGAATGTAAAATGCATTTCAGATGCGGGTTACTTCATCAATGT GAGGGACATTTCCTTGGTGCCATACATTCAATACTTCTTTAATGATGTAGTCATGACACAT GGATCGATAAAGAATTTGCCCGTTTCATGCACTTCAAAGATGATCCCGAGTTTC AAATCGCTGTGCTTTTTCCCTCAGACATTCGTTAAACAGATTACAACTCCGTTTTTCTTGTTGAATGCGGCCTATGATTCGTGGCAG ATAAAGAACATATTGGCACCTGGTGTTGCTGATCCTAATGGAACATGGCATAGCTGCAAACTTGACATAACAATGTGCTCTGCCACTCTACTCCATACAATGCAAG CCTTTAGGTTGCATTTCTTGAGTACACTAAATGGAGTGAGCAACCCTTCTAGGGGATTATTCATCAATTCTTGTTATGCCCATTGCCAAACTGAAAGGCAAGAAACATGGTTGAGGAATGACTCTCCCCAACTCGATGGAATG aCAATAGCCAAGGCTGTAGGTGATTGGTACCATGGCCGGAGATATATCGAGAAAAATGACTGTGCCTACCCTTGCGACAAGACTTGTCACAATCGCGTTTTTGACACCAATGGAAACACCCATGGACTTGAAGATACATAA
- the LOC124941609 gene encoding pectin acetylesterase 8-like isoform X3, translating into MLESLIFRVLLQREQFKQIWIAVCLDGSPPAYHFDKGFGTGINNWLVHIEGGGWCNNVTTCLARKNTRLGSSKQMATEIPFSGILSKNLSYNPDFYNWNRIKVRYCDGSSFTGDVEAVNRATNLHFRGARVFVAVIEDLLAKGMKNAENAILSGCSAGGLTSLLHCDKFRNLTSSSTNVKCISDAGYFINVRDISLVPYIQYFFNDVVMTHGSIKNLPVSCTSKMIPSFKSLCFFPQTFVKQITTPFFLLNAAYDSWQIKNILAPGVADPNGTWHSCKLDITMCSATLLHTMQAFRLHFLSTLNGVSNPSRGLFINSCYAHCQTERQETWLRNDSPQLDGMTIAKAVGDWYHGRRYIEKNDCAYPCDKTCHNRVFDTNGNTHGLEDT; encoded by the exons ATGTTGGAATCACTTATATTCAGAGTGCTGTTGCAAAGGGAGCAG tTTAAGCAAATTTGGATTGCAGTTTGTTTGGATGGAAGCCCACCTGCCTATCACTTTGACAAAGGATTTGGAACAGGGATTAATAACTGGCTGGTTCATATTGAG GGTGGAGGATGGTGCAATAATGTAACAACATGTCTAGCTCGTAAGAACACTCGTCTCGGTTCATCAAAGCAAATGGCGACTGAAATACCTTTCTCCGGGATCTTGAGTAAAAATTTGTCATATAATCCAG ATTTCTACAATTGGAATAGGATCAAGGTTCGATACTGCGATGGCTCGTCGTTCACAGGGGATGTTGAAGCTGTCAATAGG GCCACAAACCTTCATTTTCGCGGTGCCAGAGTTTTTGTTGCGGTTATTGAGGATTTATTAGCAAAAGGAATGAAGAATGCTGAAAAT GCTATTTTATCTGGATGTTCGGCTGGTGGATTAACCTCGCTCCTGCATTGCGATAAATTTCGCAATCTTACTTCATCATCCACGAATGTAAAATGCATTTCAGATGCGGGTTACTTCATCAATGT GAGGGACATTTCCTTGGTGCCATACATTCAATACTTCTTTAATGATGTAGTCATGACACAT GGATCGATAAAGAATTTGCCCGTTTCATGCACTTCAAAGATGATCCCGAGTTTC AAATCGCTGTGCTTTTTCCCTCAGACATTCGTTAAACAGATTACAACTCCGTTTTTCTTGTTGAATGCGGCCTATGATTCGTGGCAG ATAAAGAACATATTGGCACCTGGTGTTGCTGATCCTAATGGAACATGGCATAGCTGCAAACTTGACATAACAATGTGCTCTGCCACTCTACTCCATACAATGCAAG CCTTTAGGTTGCATTTCTTGAGTACACTAAATGGAGTGAGCAACCCTTCTAGGGGATTATTCATCAATTCTTGTTATGCCCATTGCCAAACTGAAAGGCAAGAAACATGGTTGAGGAATGACTCTCCCCAACTCGATGGAATG aCAATAGCCAAGGCTGTAGGTGATTGGTACCATGGCCGGAGATATATCGAGAAAAATGACTGTGCCTACCCTTGCGACAAGACTTGTCACAATCGCGTTTTTGACACCAATGGAAACACCCATGGACTTGAAGATACATAA
- the LOC124941609 gene encoding pectin acetylesterase 8-like isoform X4, with translation MMRMRRLEVLGMVIIWIHVVMKVQGFNVGITYIQSAVAKGAVCLDGSPPAYHFDKGFGTGINNWLVHIEGGGWCNNVTTCLARKNTRLGSSKQMATEIPFSGILSKNLSYNPDFYNWNRIKVRYCDGSSFTGDVEAVNRATNLHFRGARVFVAVIEDLLAKGMKNAENAILSGCSAGGLTSLLHCDKFRNLTSSSTNVKCISDAGYFINVRDISLVPYIQYFFNDVVMTHGSIKNLPVSCTSKMIPSFKSLCFFPQTFVKQITTPFFLLNAAYDSWQIKNILAPGVADPNGTWHSCKLDITMCSATLLHTMQAFRLHFLSTLNGVSNPSRGLFINSCYAHCQTERQETWLRNDSPQLDGMFQLFFW, from the exons ATGATGAGAATGAGAAGATTAGAGGTTTTAGGGATGGTGATCATTTGGATTCATGTAGTGATGAAAGTTCAAGGGTTTAATGTTGGAATCACTTATATTCAGAGTGCTGTTGCAAAGGGAGCAG TTTGTTTGGATGGAAGCCCACCTGCCTATCACTTTGACAAAGGATTTGGAACAGGGATTAATAACTGGCTGGTTCATATTGAG GGTGGAGGATGGTGCAATAATGTAACAACATGTCTAGCTCGTAAGAACACTCGTCTCGGTTCATCAAAGCAAATGGCGACTGAAATACCTTTCTCCGGGATCTTGAGTAAAAATTTGTCATATAATCCAG ATTTCTACAATTGGAATAGGATCAAGGTTCGATACTGCGATGGCTCGTCGTTCACAGGGGATGTTGAAGCTGTCAATAGG GCCACAAACCTTCATTTTCGCGGTGCCAGAGTTTTTGTTGCGGTTATTGAGGATTTATTAGCAAAAGGAATGAAGAATGCTGAAAAT GCTATTTTATCTGGATGTTCGGCTGGTGGATTAACCTCGCTCCTGCATTGCGATAAATTTCGCAATCTTACTTCATCATCCACGAATGTAAAATGCATTTCAGATGCGGGTTACTTCATCAATGT GAGGGACATTTCCTTGGTGCCATACATTCAATACTTCTTTAATGATGTAGTCATGACACAT GGATCGATAAAGAATTTGCCCGTTTCATGCACTTCAAAGATGATCCCGAGTTTC AAATCGCTGTGCTTTTTCCCTCAGACATTCGTTAAACAGATTACAACTCCGTTTTTCTTGTTGAATGCGGCCTATGATTCGTGGCAG ATAAAGAACATATTGGCACCTGGTGTTGCTGATCCTAATGGAACATGGCATAGCTGCAAACTTGACATAACAATGTGCTCTGCCACTCTACTCCATACAATGCAAG CCTTTAGGTTGCATTTCTTGAGTACACTAAATGGAGTGAGCAACCCTTCTAGGGGATTATTCATCAATTCTTGTTATGCCCATTGCCAAACTGAAAGGCAAGAAACATGGTTGAGGAATGACTCTCCCCAACTCGATGGAATG tttcaattatttttttggtag